GTGTGCACGCAGACACTCAGACACGGCTGCACGGATGCAGGCACCTGGACATGGACACATGTGCACACAGCCGTGTCCAGTTGTCTGCATGTATGTGTGTCTACGTCCCCCAAAACCTTTTGCCCGGGGGTGCCCCCAGCACCAGAGGCTCAGCCTGAGCTCCCTCTGCAACCCGCAACTCCTGTGCACCCCATGGCTGCCCCGGTGCCAGCTCACGAGGGCAAGTGTGGGGCAGCCTGATGCCCATGTAACCAGGCTGTGGGTCCACGTCATGCTCAGCTGGGGCAGCGCAACGCTGAGCCCTCTCCTCACCTGGCTGCGCTCTCgccctgcagccccacgctgcccgggccccagcatctccagccTGCCAGCAGCCCTGGTGCAGCCCTGTGCAGGGCACACATGTGTGCTGTGGCCATCTGGCCCCGGTGCTGTGTGCAGGGTGTGCAAGGTGCACACGTGGGAGTGTGTTCCTGCAAGTGGAGTGTGCAGGGCGCACACATGTGCGTGTGGGGTGTGCAGGGTGCACAAGTGTCAGCGTGTTCCTGCATATGGAGTGTGCAGGTGCATGCATGGCAGCATGGTGTGCATGGGGGGGTTGCAGGGTGCGCGTGTGGCAGTGCGTGCTGTGCCCGCTGCACTGGAGCAGCGGTGGATGGGGGAGGCATCCCTGGGCCGCGGCTGTGCAGGGGACCTGGAGCATCATGCCCTGCTGTGGGTACCCACAGGCTCCCAGGGGTGAGGCCCCCGCAGGGTGCCCCAGCCTGTGCCCCATCACAGGAGCCTCTGCCCAGagcctcccctctcccctctggCCACCTGCCTGCGGGCCAAATTGGCTTAGgtggggcgggcggcgcgcacCGCCTGCAGGCACCTGGCCCAGCTATTCCTGGACCGCGACGCCGGCGGAAGCAGGAGCTTTGCCCTTGGGCTGCCGGTGCTGGCTGTTGCATAACGCCCTGCAGCCAGGCACCGACAGAGCAGCACCAGGGCGGCCGGCGAGCCCCAGCCGAGGTGACGGTGGGTGTAATTCGGTGCTTTTCCGTGCAATTGGGCACTGGTGAGTGCTTCTGGGCGCTGGTGGGTGCTTTTGGGTGCCATTGGGTGTCTGGTCCTGGGGGGCCCCCTGGAGACAGGGTCGATGAGACGGGCAGAGCTGGAGCCCTGGCACCGGGACTGGGACCAGCTAGATCCGCACCCAGCCAGAGAGGGGAGGCTGAGAGAGCCAGAGCAGGGAGAGCCAGAACATCACCTCTGTCCCCTTTGGCtgcgctggggctgggcacTTCCTCTCACTAATCTGCTCCACTCCTTCCACTCCCAGCAGGAAACCGAGGCCACGGGGCCATttatggtgaaaaaaaaaaaaaaaaaaaaaaaaaaagataattaggACTGGAATGAGCGTAGGCAGGATGGGAGGGCATGGGGTCGAGTCCCTGGCGGGATGCATGCACAGACATGAGTGTGCATGGACACAAGTGTGCAAGGACAGaagtgtgcacacatgcattcaGGCACATCTGCGAGTGCAAGTGCGTGTGCATTgggagggggtgggggtggaGTGCTGCCCCCAGCCACCGGCAATGCGGGTGCGGGGACCTGGCACGCAAGAGGTCTCATGTGCAGGGGATCTGGCTTGCACAGGGTCTTGCATGTGGGATCTGGGGTGCACGGAGTCTCCTGTGTGGGGGATCTGGAGTGCATGGGACCTCGGGCATGCGGGTTCTCTCGCATGATATCTGAGATGCATGGGGTCTTGTGCGGGGGATCTGGGGCTCACAGGGTCCGGCGCACAGGATCTGGAGTGCATGGGGGCTCGTGTGCGTGGGATCCGGGGCTCACAGGATGTGGTGTGCAGGATCTGGGGCTCACAGGGTCCGGCGCACAGGATCTGGAGTGCATGGGGGCTTGTGTGCATGGGATCCGGGGCTCACAGGATGTGGTGTGCAGGATCTGGGGCGCACAGGGTCTCACGTGCATGGGATCTGGGGCTTGCAGGACCTGGTGTGCAGGATCTGGGGCGCACACGGTCTCACGTGCATGGGATCCTGGCTGCACAGGGTCTCAAGTGCATGGGATCTGGGCCTCGCAGGACCTGGTGTGCAGGATCTGGGGTGCACAGGGTCTCACGTGCATGGGATCCGGGGCCCGCAGGACCTGGCACGTGCGTCCTGCACCATGTGCCACCTCCCCCTCGCAGGGCCTCGCCGCGGCCATGCCGCCTGCGCgccgggagcagccggggccgcgcgcAGAGCCCCGTGGCCACTGACCTGCCATGCCAGCCAAGACGCCCGCCTGCCCACAGCCCTCTCCACCGCGCAGGGGCCGCCGGCCGCACCGGCGCGACGCGCTCTCGGGCGAGATGATCAGCCCGCCGCTGGGCGACTTTCGGCACAGCGCCCACATCGGGCCGGACGGTGCCGGGGACATGTTCGGGGAGCTCTCCTTCCTGCAGGGCCGCTACGACCTGCTGcccgggccgggctggcggcgggcggccgcagGGCGCTGTCCGCCGCTGCTGAAGAGCACCGCGTCTCTGCCCGTCTTTGGGGCAGCCCCGGCACCAGCGCCCCCCAAGCCGCCCCGGCTGCACCTGGAGGAGCCGGCGGGCACCCAGGGGCTCCGCCTGGCAGGGCTGCCCTGCTCCGTCTCCTTCCCCGGGCCCCCAGCCCAGGGCCCCGACCCCCTGGAGCGGCCCCCCGGAGCAGCCCCCGgtggcccccggccccgctccgagTCTCTGCTGGGCTTCGACCTGGACCTGGGGCCCTCCATCCTCGACGACGTGCTGCGCATCATGGACGGCTACAAGCTGCCCCCCACCGAGGCCCTATAGAGCCGCCACAGGCACGCGCGGCTCTGGCTGGGCGACCTCTGGGACCACTCGGGGTGGCCCCCTGCCATGGCCGGTGGAGGCCGGGGTGTGCACGTGTGCCCCACGTGTGAGCACGCCCCTCTGTCCTGATGCCTGGGCCCGCACACCCGTGC
The sequence above is drawn from the Rhea pennata isolate bPtePen1 chromosome 32, bPtePen1.pri, whole genome shotgun sequence genome and encodes:
- the LOC134152696 gene encoding cdc42 effector protein 2-like translates to MPAKTPACPQPSPPRRGRRPHRRDALSGEMISPPLGDFRHSAHIGPDGAGDMFGELSFLQGRYDLLPGPGWRRAAAGRCPPLLKSTASLPVFGAAPAPAPPKPPRLHLEEPAGTQGLRLAGLPCSVSFPGPPAQGPDPLERPPGAAPGGPRPRSESLLGFDLDLGPSILDDVLRIMDGYKLPPTEAL